Within Paracoccus jeotgali, the genomic segment CTGCGCGATGCCGTTCAGCGTCAGCGCCGCCCCCTGCGGCAGCGCGATGCGGTCGGTCCCGACGCTAACCCGCTGCCAGCCGGTGACATTTCGCGCGGCGGTCAATTCGGCGGCCGTAGGCTGCCGTCCCTCGGCCGCGGCACGCGCCCAGGCGGCCCAGAGCGGTTGCACGCTTGGGTCGAACAGCCCGTCGGTCACGCGATGGATCTGCCCGGCCAGCGACAGGCATTCGACCAGTTCCAGCGCCGGGGCCTCAAGCGCGCCGTCGCGGTTCAGGCGCGACAGCTGCGACTGGGCGTCGAACAGGCTGAAGACCTGCTCGAGCCGCGCGATCTCGGCACGCGCGGCGTCCAGATGCGCCTGCGCGTCGGGGGCGGCGATGGCGATGGTCGCGGCCGAGCCGATGGCCGTGCCGCGCCAGACCGAGAGCTGCTCGGCCGCCGGTGATGCGGCGGCAAACGCTGCGCCGGGCAGCGCGCTGGCGCCGGCGAGACCGGCGGTGATGGTCAGAAAGCGGCGACGTTTCATGGCTTTACCTCGTTCGATAGGGCGCGCAGGCGGGCGGCGTAGTCGCCCTGATCCTGCGGGCTTTCAGGTTCGGCGCCGACCGGGGCCAGGGCCGCGCTGTCGGGGATCTCGGCCAGTTGCATGACCGAGCCGCCATGCTGATCGGCAAAGGCATCGGCATCGGCGCGCTGGCTGAAGGGCACGATCTCGGGCGCGCCCATCCCGCCGGCCCGGGCCGAGCCTACGACATAGAACGCATCCTCGGCCCGCATCCAGTTGTCCACGCCGGGATGTTCCCAGCTTGGCGCCTGCGACATGTCGTTGACATAGGCGACGACGATCTCGTGGCTTTGCTCGGGCATCCGCTGATAGGCGACGACGTCGCGGACCTGGCTGAAGAACAGCGGCGACAGCACGTCCTTGAGCCAGATCTGCCCCTTGGGGCCGGGATGTTCCAGCACGTTCATCTGGCAGAAATGCCCGACCGCGCTTTCGGTCATGGTCGCGGGTTCGGGCAGGGCTGCGGTTTCGGTCCGGCAGGCGGCCAGCAGCAGCAGGGCAAGGATCGCACCCCTCATGGCGTCACCTTGCGGAACGCGGCCCAGGCGGCGGCAAAGGCGGCCAGCACCCAAGCCAGCATCGCGGCAAGCGCGGCCAGCGGCGAGATCGCGTTCGCCGCCCCGCCCAGACCGGCGGCGGCGGCCGTGGCTTCGGAGGCAGCGAGGTTATACAGCCGGAAGGCATCCGCCGGGTTGGCCAGCAGCAGCGCGGGCAGTGCGCGGGTGGTGAAGGCGCCGCCGCCATCGGCCACGACCGCGGCCAGCAGCCCCAGATCATACAGCACCACCAGCCCCAGCCACA encodes:
- a CDS encoding nitrous oxide reductase accessory protein NosL, translated to MRGAILALLLLAACRTETAALPEPATMTESAVGHFCQMNVLEHPGPKGQIWLKDVLSPLFFSQVRDVVAYQRMPEQSHEIVVAYVNDMSQAPSWEHPGVDNWMRAEDAFYVVGSARAGGMGAPEIVPFSQRADADAFADQHGGSVMQLAEIPDSAALAPVGAEPESPQDQGDYAARLRALSNEVKP
- a CDS encoding FAD:protein FMN transferase; translation: MKRRRFLTITAGLAGASALPGAAFAAASPAAEQLSVWRGTAIGSAATIAIAAPDAQAHLDAARAEIARLEQVFSLFDAQSQLSRLNRDGALEAPALELVECLSLAGQIHRVTDGLFDPSVQPLWAAWARAAAEGRQPTAAELTAARNVTGWQRVSVGTDRIALPQGAALTLNGIAQGYIADRVAALMTARGLGDVFIDSGEFRAMGRRAPDREWEATLPGGATATLRDRAMATSSPMGTSFDGKAGHILDPRRGQPAGAVWGSVTVTAGLAAIADGLSTAACLMPDRASIEAACAKLPDASLTQALAA